A single Chryseobacterium sp. DNA region contains:
- a CDS encoding Pls/PosA family non-ribosomal peptide synthetase: MMKSLILGKISPELIKNETLPELLVPTFKKNKDKTAFIYKDKKLSYAELDSWSNAVALQLQNQGVQPGDRVGVWYPRSMELPVAILGIIKAGACYIPLDREMPEDRIKKVFTDINVKTYFSDTDAHIHCQPLKIATQPENTVPSSIVQTSPDDWAYVLFTSGSTGNPKGIPISHRNICHLIRSEQDFIEIKDNDIVYQGFSVSFDMWCEEVWISLFAGATIWIADATTVKAIDELSRVLTENKITVLHAVPSILAIIDEVPAIRLINTGGEACTKQVQEKWAQPYRIFINSYGPTETTVSSNMAKLNSQEELTIGPPLPNYHIAVVDDSMNILPRGERGEMIISGPGVSHGYFNLPDLTEQKFLQNPFPELPGNTIYKTGDAVIIRENGFIDFQGRIDDQIKLRGYRIELGEIEARLNQLQDISSAAVTVKEDSNGQGQLVGYAVMRNDSPLNENEIRKELAKFLAPYMVPISIIQMNEMPRMPSGKIDRKRLPIPESFSIHEKNEDIKIDLDTSVEERLLQTLKWVFPGKDIHLDQDFFTDLGGHSLLAATLVSHLRQKAGIPTASLKEIYENRPLSAYSECLKNKQTQETSHQEPFQRVSTLQYMACNIAQTISLLVVFALLSIQIFFPYLSYYYFQINGYGLHYALLSAILLYTLIPPVYSTIIVLTKWLIIGKIKEGDYPLWGWYYFRWWLWKTIKRLMPSEFIVETPLYPKYLKLLGVKVHPSAQLSLLPIAAEDLVTIDENVNTSSGSSIDNASVENGVLKIRKVHIKAHAYLGSSVIVCGDTVIEKFGELQDLSCLNEGGTIGFGEVWNGSPAEKVSVKTEEEVTVPQLASARKRNRFALIYACSLFFFPLLIVLPLAPTLYTLYYLDDRAADYNFYYLWQAPILSTVYILLFIGVVSLLTRLLQYNMKPGTYPVYSFTYYKKWVKDQIFNLSLIIVHPLFASIYISKFYRMMGAKVGKNSEISTASDVSHHLLEIGEGSFIADAVILGEHDVRNEKLILSKTSIGNNSFVGNSGLIPQGYKLGDNMLIGVLSKAPSEEQLKNSSEKDWFGSPPIGLPSRQKSDIFRDNRTYNPPFRLKLARAIVEGIRIILPQTVIIICSVLFIAYTSTYLEGNIHYLLLLAPFYYLGIVALPSFFFTVLLKWIFVGKYKKSEMPMYSLKVWLSEGITTIYEALPVLFFLDFLRGTWWLPFFMRFLGVKIGKKVWLNTTDITEFDMVTIGDEAMLNEDCGPQTHLFEDRIMKIGSVKIGRQTTINSRTIILYDSEIGNNVNIDALSLVMKGEILSDNTSWYGSPLRGK, encoded by the coding sequence ATGATGAAAAGCCTGATTTTAGGAAAAATCAGCCCAGAGCTAATAAAAAATGAAACTCTGCCTGAATTATTGGTTCCCACGTTTAAAAAAAATAAGGATAAAACAGCTTTTATATATAAAGATAAGAAACTATCCTATGCCGAATTAGACAGCTGGAGCAATGCCGTTGCACTCCAACTGCAAAATCAAGGGGTACAGCCCGGAGACCGCGTCGGAGTATGGTACCCAAGAAGCATGGAACTCCCGGTTGCCATTCTTGGGATTATAAAAGCTGGTGCTTGTTATATTCCTTTAGACAGAGAAATGCCTGAAGACAGAATAAAAAAAGTTTTCACAGATATCAATGTCAAGACTTATTTTTCTGATACGGATGCTCATATTCACTGCCAGCCATTGAAAATAGCAACACAACCTGAAAATACTGTTCCTTCTTCTATTGTTCAAACTTCGCCGGACGACTGGGCCTACGTACTATTCACGTCCGGAAGCACCGGAAATCCGAAAGGAATTCCCATTTCCCACAGAAACATCTGCCATTTAATACGGTCTGAGCAGGATTTTATAGAAATAAAAGATAATGACATTGTCTATCAGGGGTTCTCTGTTTCTTTTGACATGTGGTGCGAAGAAGTTTGGATAAGTCTATTCGCCGGAGCAACAATATGGATAGCTGATGCCACTACTGTAAAGGCTATCGATGAACTCAGCCGTGTTTTAACTGAAAATAAAATCACAGTTCTTCATGCTGTACCCAGTATCCTGGCCATTATTGATGAAGTCCCTGCCATCAGGCTTATTAATACCGGTGGAGAAGCCTGTACAAAACAGGTACAGGAAAAATGGGCACAACCCTACAGGATATTTATCAACAGCTACGGTCCTACAGAAACAACCGTATCCTCTAATATGGCAAAGCTTAACAGCCAGGAAGAACTTACAATAGGCCCTCCTCTTCCCAATTACCATATAGCTGTTGTTGATGACAGTATGAATATTTTGCCCAGGGGGGAACGGGGCGAGATGATTATTTCAGGTCCGGGGGTAAGTCATGGATATTTTAATCTTCCGGACCTTACTGAACAGAAATTTTTACAGAATCCATTCCCTGAGCTTCCGGGAAATACCATTTATAAAACGGGGGATGCCGTCATTATCCGGGAAAATGGTTTTATTGATTTCCAGGGAAGAATAGATGATCAGATCAAATTACGGGGCTACAGAATAGAGCTTGGTGAAATAGAGGCACGTCTGAATCAGCTTCAGGATATTTCCTCTGCTGCCGTTACTGTAAAAGAAGATTCCAACGGACAGGGCCAGCTTGTAGGTTATGCTGTAATGCGCAATGATTCGCCACTTAATGAAAATGAAATAAGAAAGGAATTGGCAAAATTCCTTGCCCCTTATATGGTTCCTATTTCAATTATTCAGATGAACGAAATGCCCAGAATGCCCAGTGGGAAAATAGACCGGAAACGGCTTCCCATCCCGGAAAGTTTTAGTATTCACGAAAAAAATGAAGATATTAAGATTGATTTGGATACTTCTGTGGAAGAAAGGCTCTTACAGACCCTGAAGTGGGTATTTCCGGGAAAAGATATTCATCTGGATCAGGACTTTTTCACAGATCTGGGCGGCCATTCCTTACTTGCTGCCACGCTGGTTTCACATTTGCGTCAAAAAGCAGGTATTCCTACTGCCTCGCTAAAGGAAATTTATGAAAACCGTCCATTATCGGCTTATTCAGAATGTTTAAAAAATAAACAGACACAGGAAACATCCCATCAGGAGCCTTTTCAAAGAGTTTCAACCTTACAGTATATGGCCTGTAATATTGCTCAAACCATAAGTCTCCTGGTCGTCTTTGCTTTGCTTAGTATACAGATATTTTTCCCTTATTTAAGTTATTATTACTTCCAAATTAATGGATATGGGCTCCACTATGCCCTACTAAGTGCTATTTTACTCTATACATTAATCCCGCCCGTTTATTCCACCATTATAGTGTTAACGAAATGGCTTATTATAGGAAAAATAAAAGAAGGGGACTATCCGCTTTGGGGCTGGTATTATTTCAGGTGGTGGCTATGGAAAACCATCAAAAGGCTGATGCCTTCTGAGTTTATTGTAGAAACTCCTTTATATCCGAAATATTTAAAACTTCTTGGAGTAAAGGTGCATCCCAGTGCACAGCTCAGTCTTCTTCCCATTGCAGCAGAAGATCTTGTAACTATTGACGAAAACGTAAACACCAGTTCCGGCTCTAGTATTGACAATGCCTCTGTTGAAAACGGTGTTTTAAAAATCAGAAAAGTACATATTAAGGCGCATGCCTATTTAGGTTCTTCTGTAATTGTATGCGGAGATACGGTAATTGAAAAATTTGGGGAACTTCAGGATTTAAGCTGTCTCAATGAGGGTGGAACAATTGGATTTGGCGAGGTTTGGAACGGAAGTCCTGCTGAAAAAGTAAGCGTAAAAACAGAGGAAGAAGTTACAGTTCCACAACTGGCCTCCGCCAGAAAAAGAAACAGGTTTGCTTTGATCTATGCATGTTCTTTGTTTTTCTTTCCCCTTCTTATTGTTTTACCTCTAGCTCCTACTCTTTATACGTTATATTACCTGGATGACCGTGCAGCAGATTATAATTTTTATTACCTGTGGCAGGCTCCTATTCTTTCTACAGTTTATATTTTACTGTTTATTGGAGTTGTGAGTCTGCTGACAAGGCTTTTACAGTATAATATGAAACCGGGAACCTATCCGGTGTACAGCTTTACCTATTATAAAAAATGGGTAAAGGATCAAATTTTCAACCTGTCACTCATCATTGTACATCCCCTTTTTGCTTCTATTTACATCAGTAAATTTTACAGAATGATGGGGGCCAAAGTGGGAAAAAATTCAGAGATCTCAACGGCCAGCGATGTTTCCCATCATCTTTTGGAAATTGGTGAAGGCTCATTTATTGCGGATGCCGTGATTCTCGGGGAACATGATGTAAGAAATGAGAAACTGATTTTATCGAAAACATCCATAGGCAATAATAGTTTTGTAGGAAACAGCGGCCTTATCCCACAGGGATATAAGCTGGGTGATAATATGCTGATCGGGGTACTGAGTAAAGCTCCTTCTGAAGAGCAGTTGAAAAACTCCTCTGAGAAGGATTGGTTCGGATCTCCTCCTATTGGCCTGCCTTCCAGACAAAAATCTGATATATTCCGAGACAACCGAACTTATAATCCTCCTTTCCGCCTTAAACTGGCAAGAGCTATTGTAGAAGGAATCAGAATTATTCTTCCGCAAACGGTGATTATTATCTGTAGTGTCTTGTTTATTGCTTATACCAGTACTTACTTGGAGGGAAACATCCATTATCTGCTATTGTTAGCCCCATTCTACTACTTAGGAATTGTTGCGTTGCCTTCTTTTTTCTTCACCGTATTGCTCAAGTGGATATTCGTCGGAAAGTATAAGAAGTCTGAAATGCCGATGTACAGTTTAAAGGTGTGGCTTAGTGAAGGAATCACCACCATTTATGAAGCACTTCCCGTGCTGTTCTTTTTAGATTTTCTGCGGGGAACTTGGTGGCTGCCATTTTTCATGCGTTTTCTGGGAGTAAAAATTGGTAAAAAAGTTTGGCTTAATACCACTGATATTACTGAATTTGACATGGTGACCATAGGTGATGAAGCCATGCTGAATGAAGACTGCGGTCCTCAGACCCATCTTTTTGAAGATAGAATCATGAAGATCGGAAGTGTTAAAATAGGCCGTCAAACGACTATTAATTCAAGGACTATTATTTTATATGATAGCGAAATTGGAAATAATGTCAATATTGATGCTCTTTCACTGGTAATGAAAGGGGAAATCCTCTCTGACAATACGTCTTGGTACGGAAGTCCACTGAGAGGAAAATAA
- a CDS encoding GNAT family N-acetyltransferase, with the protein MIYSIKKIKIAENLPIIDELVGELHLSEKDMNDKTADWAQIRSNYLRFMTACEDENNGTFLIAESDGKAIGFLFGYIDERDDSNFELGEGDDLYVSEGYVKKEYRKQGIYSTLNKAFENAYATYTIRKIYRYTLSNNDTMQRWLASQGYRPVRLVYEKWL; encoded by the coding sequence ATGATCTATTCCATCAAAAAAATAAAAATAGCGGAGAATCTCCCGATTATAGATGAGCTGGTAGGCGAACTTCACCTTTCTGAAAAGGATATGAATGATAAGACAGCCGACTGGGCCCAGATCAGGAGCAACTATCTCCGCTTTATGACAGCGTGTGAAGATGAAAATAACGGCACCTTCCTTATTGCAGAATCTGATGGAAAAGCTATCGGTTTTCTGTTTGGTTATATTGATGAAAGGGATGACAGCAATTTTGAGCTCGGTGAAGGTGACGATCTATATGTTTCTGAAGGATATGTAAAAAAAGAATACAGAAAACAGGGTATTTATTCTACTCTCAATAAAGCATTTGAAAATGCTTATGCAACGTATACCATCCGAAAAATATACCGGTATACGCTCTCCAATAATGATACGATGCAGCGATGGCTCGCTTCCCAGGGATATCGTCCGGTAAGGTTGGT